Sequence from the Haloarcula sp. H-GB4 genome:
TCGGACAGACTATGACGCTACAGACATACCTGCCAAAATAACGGAGCTATCAACAGCTATTTTCTCCTATCGGGTGTGACCGGTGCTCATCTTGATTGATTTCACTCTGGCGCTTGCGAGCCTCTTCAAATGAATGCGTGAAAAATTACTGTTTGAGGCAGGTAGTTACCTGTTCTTGGAGATGGGCGAACACACATTCAGCGACGTCAACGTCGGGGGATCCTGTGACGACTACCTTTCCGTTGGCAAACACCAAGAGAACGGCCGGGTAATCAGCAGGTCGATAGATGAGACCGGGAAACTGTTCTGGCTCATATTCGACTGATTCTAAACCTAGCGCGACAGAGAGCGTATTCAGATCTACTGGGTCATCTAGCTGTGCCGTACAGACAACATTCTGTACCGTAAATCCGGCTTCGGTATCTGCGTCTATGATGTCCAGCTCGGATAGTGTCGTGAGGAACCCGTCATTTGTTTCGTACAGCTGTTCGAACGCAGAGCACCCACTGATGATGTACTTCCCACTCCGATAGACCGTGACGAGCGGACCATCCTCAATAAGCCGAAGGTATAGACCGTGGTAGTTCGAAGGATCGTATTCGGTGTACGGTAGATCTAGATCGGACTCGACCTTGGCCACATCGAGTTCCACACCCAGATCTCCCGACCCGACAGCGTTCACGATAGAAATCATTCGTCTTGTGCCTCTGTAGGAGAAATGACGTACGTCGCTATTACTAATTCCGGTTCCTGAGGAGTGACGTGTTTCTCTTCCTCAAGCCGGGACAGCTCTTCTTCACGTTCGCGTCGCAGACTCTCGAGCTTCTGTTTCGCGTTCCCAATCGGTGCGGACATATCTGCACCCTGCTCAGCCCGCTGCTGGTACTGCTCTAACCGCTCTTCCCATTCTTCGATTTGCTCTTCGAAGTATCGCTCAGTGTGCTCTCGTTTGATCTCGATCTCCCGTTCTCGTTCGGTTCTGGCTTC
This genomic interval carries:
- a CDS encoding TATA-box-binding protein — its product is MISIVNAVGSGDLGVELDVAKVESDLDLPYTEYDPSNYHGLYLRLIEDGPLVTVYRSGKYIISGCSAFEQLYETNDGFLTTLSELDIIDADTEAGFTVQNVVCTAQLDDPVDLNTLSVALGLESVEYEPEQFPGLIYRPADYPAVLLVFANGKVVVTGSPDVDVAECVFAHLQEQVTTCLKQ